A window from Chitinophaga filiformis encodes these proteins:
- the rplT gene encoding 50S ribosomal protein L20 has product MPRSVNAVASRARRKKILKQAKGFYGKRKNVYTVAKNVLEKGLTYSYVGRKLKKRNYRQLWIARINAAARAEGLTYSEFIHKLSEKNIDLNRKVLADLAMNEPATFKSLIASVK; this is encoded by the coding sequence ATGCCTCGTTCAGTAAATGCAGTTGCTTCCAGGGCCCGCAGGAAGAAAATATTAAAGCAGGCCAAAGGCTTCTACGGTAAAAGGAAAAATGTTTATACCGTAGCCAAGAACGTATTGGAGAAAGGTCTTACATATAGCTATGTAGGCCGTAAACTTAAGAAGAGAAACTACCGTCAGCTGTGGATCGCTCGTATCAACGCTGCTGCAAGAGCAGAAGGTCTGACTTACTCTGAGTTTATCCATAAATTGTCTGAAAAGAATATCGACCTGAACAGGAAGGTGTTGGCTGATCTGGCAATGAATGAACCAGCAACTTTCAAAAGCCTGATCGCTTCCGTAAAATAA
- the rpmI gene encoding 50S ribosomal protein L35, with protein sequence MPKVKTHSRAKKTFKVTGSGQIKRYNAFKSHLLTKKSTKRKRHLRGSSLVSSANLDLVKRMLALR encoded by the coding sequence ATGCCCAAAGTAAAGACTCATTCCCGGGCGAAGAAGACCTTCAAGGTGACCGGGAGCGGACAGATTAAGCGGTATAATGCCTTCAAAAGTCACCTGTTGACCAAGAAGTCTACCAAAAGAAAACGCCACCTGAGAGGTAGCAGCCTTGTTAGTTCAGCTAACCTGGACCTGGTAAAAAGAATGCTTGCTCTCAGATAA